One genomic region from Bombyx mori chromosome 6, ASM3026992v2 encodes:
- the LOC101739915 gene encoding TWiK family of potassium channels protein 18 isoform X1, which translates to MDRQPVNASYHGSMRSRDSSSTGSDAREKIKDCFRKFVAFMFTQVGVGALVVCYAILGAASFMHIEKDNPDEQLQHVRKWRQSCAEELWNITVANNIFNETSWVLKVDKVLKVFQNNITAAVHTGYNGRSPEDIWSFPAALMYSLSVFTMIGYGNIIPKTIWGKIVTIAYACFGIPIYILYFCNMGKVLAQTFKWLYITAHECSRRDDAVFEEGEIIPVKRKITVPSTACLWVISFYILTGTIMFGAWEKWNYLDSTYFCVISLCKIGFGDFVPGANISDSAGGSHLKLVINFIYVLLGMGLVAMCYNLMCEDVRVKVRELKEDLKNCLDDITLKITVCMNDTKHFHQKQSRHVK; encoded by the coding sequence ATGGATAGACAACCTGTCAATGCGAGTTACCATGGTTCAATGAGGAGCCGGGACTCGTCGTCAACCGGAAGCGATGCAAGAGAGAAAATCAAAGATTGCTTCAGGAAATTCGTAGCGTTCATGTTCACGCAAGTGGGTGTTGGTGCTTTGGTTGTATGCTATGCCATACTCGGCGCTGCTAGCTTCATGCATATCGAAAAGGACAACCCTGATGAGCAACTCCAACACGTACGAAAGTGGAGACAAAGTTGTGCCGAAGAACTCTGGAACATAACAGTGGCAAACAACATTTTTAATGAGACTTCGTGGGTGTTAAAAGTGGACAAAGTTCTAAAAGtatttcaaaacaatattaCAGCAGCAGTGCACACAGGCTACAATGGACGTTCCCCTGAGGATATATGGTCCTTTCCGGCAGCTCTTATGTATTCGTTATCTGTATTTACAATGATTGGATATGGAAACATCATACCTAAAACAATATGGGGCAAAATAGTGACCATAGCTTATGCATGCTTTGGTATACCTATTTACATTCTGTATTTTTGTAACATGGGTAAAGTATTAGCTCAAACATTTAAATGGTTGTACATAACAGCTCACGAGTGTAGCCGGAGAGATGATGCAGTATTCGAAGAGGGTGAGATTATACCTGTCAAAAGGAAGATAACTGTACCGTCAACAGCGTGTCTTTGGGTCAtatcattttacattttaacaGGCACCATCATGTTCGGAGCCTGGGAGAAATGGAACTATTTAGATTCAACTTATTTCTGCGTGATAAGTTTATGCAAAATTGGTTTTGGTGACTTTGTACCTGGTGCCAACATATCAGATTCAGCTGGCGGGTCACACTTAAAGCTGGTTATAAATTTTATCTATGTGCTCCTTGGGATGGGTTTGGTGGCGATGTGCTATAATCTTATGTGTGAGGATGTGAGAGTTAAAGTTAGAGAATTAAAAGAAGACCTTAAAAATTGTCTTGACGATATTACCCTGAAGATAACAGTGTGCATGAATGACACGAAACATTTCCATCAAAAACAATCGAGACACGTTAAGTGA
- the LOC101739915 gene encoding TWiK family of potassium channels protein 18 isoform X2 has translation MRSRDSSSTGSDAREKIKDCFRKFVAFMFTQVGVGALVVCYAILGAASFMHIEKDNPDEQLQHVRKWRQSCAEELWNITVANNIFNETSWVLKVDKVLKVFQNNITAAVHTGYNGRSPEDIWSFPAALMYSLSVFTMIGYGNIIPKTIWGKIVTIAYACFGIPIYILYFCNMGKVLAQTFKWLYITAHECSRRDDAVFEEGEIIPVKRKITVPSTACLWVISFYILTGTIMFGAWEKWNYLDSTYFCVISLCKIGFGDFVPGANISDSAGGSHLKLVINFIYVLLGMGLVAMCYNLMCEDVRVKVRELKEDLKNCLDDITLKITVCMNDTKHFHQKQSRHVK, from the coding sequence ATGAGGAGCCGGGACTCGTCGTCAACCGGAAGCGATGCAAGAGAGAAAATCAAAGATTGCTTCAGGAAATTCGTAGCGTTCATGTTCACGCAAGTGGGTGTTGGTGCTTTGGTTGTATGCTATGCCATACTCGGCGCTGCTAGCTTCATGCATATCGAAAAGGACAACCCTGATGAGCAACTCCAACACGTACGAAAGTGGAGACAAAGTTGTGCCGAAGAACTCTGGAACATAACAGTGGCAAACAACATTTTTAATGAGACTTCGTGGGTGTTAAAAGTGGACAAAGTTCTAAAAGtatttcaaaacaatattaCAGCAGCAGTGCACACAGGCTACAATGGACGTTCCCCTGAGGATATATGGTCCTTTCCGGCAGCTCTTATGTATTCGTTATCTGTATTTACAATGATTGGATATGGAAACATCATACCTAAAACAATATGGGGCAAAATAGTGACCATAGCTTATGCATGCTTTGGTATACCTATTTACATTCTGTATTTTTGTAACATGGGTAAAGTATTAGCTCAAACATTTAAATGGTTGTACATAACAGCTCACGAGTGTAGCCGGAGAGATGATGCAGTATTCGAAGAGGGTGAGATTATACCTGTCAAAAGGAAGATAACTGTACCGTCAACAGCGTGTCTTTGGGTCAtatcattttacattttaacaGGCACCATCATGTTCGGAGCCTGGGAGAAATGGAACTATTTAGATTCAACTTATTTCTGCGTGATAAGTTTATGCAAAATTGGTTTTGGTGACTTTGTACCTGGTGCCAACATATCAGATTCAGCTGGCGGGTCACACTTAAAGCTGGTTATAAATTTTATCTATGTGCTCCTTGGGATGGGTTTGGTGGCGATGTGCTATAATCTTATGTGTGAGGATGTGAGAGTTAAAGTTAGAGAATTAAAAGAAGACCTTAAAAATTGTCTTGACGATATTACCCTGAAGATAACAGTGTGCATGAATGACACGAAACATTTCCATCAAAAACAATCGAGACACGTTAAGTGA
- the LOC101740052 gene encoding mitochondrial protein C2orf69 homolog isoform X1, whose protein sequence is MMEQRVASVTSDEQSPLRLRRVFGFKGRVNDTLFHPATVRVAPQQLLVYFGGDIQDYPEIMEAHHENCKYVKWNLENVAKMLRNNFPTKHILIVRPSRIEYKSFSCYDNFVPSNNAGVPEHTPTHNALQHLERLIKSVGERLKDVSSPPPPSLPEESQPEQPNKYSCSSPDGASTSRADRAGSLGDARTAPSESPVSWDKLSLEGSRVTLVGFSKGCVVLNQMLYEFHYTSTLTPSDSKALRFINRIEAMYWLDGGHAGGKNTWITARGLLETLSRLDMTIYVHVSPYQVRDESRPWIGREEKAFSTLLKTFRARIHRYMHGRSKSPHSLDMHFEVLANFKQVQDLDPRQQDSSDEEI, encoded by the exons ATGATGGAACAGAGAGTCGCTAGTGTGACTAGTGACGAGCAGTCGCCGCTGCGGTTACGACGTGTCTTTGGATTTAAGGGTCGCGTGAACGACACCCTGTTCCACCCGGCAACGGTGCGCGTTGCACCCCAGCAACTTTTGGTCTATTTCGGTGGTGACATACAG GACTACCCAGAAATAATGGAGGCACATCACGAGAACTGTAAATACGTGAAGTGGAACCTCGAGAACGTGGCTAAGATGCTCAGGAACAACTTCCCGACGAAGCACATACTCATAGTTAGGCCATCTAG GATAGAATACAAAAGCTTCAGTTGCTACGACAACTTCGTTCCCAGCAACAACGCCGGCGTGCCGGAACACACCCCCACTCACAACGCCCTCCAACACCTGGAACG ATTAATAAAATCGGTTGGCGAACGTTTGAAAGATGTGTCgagtcctcctcctccttcgcTCCCAGAAGAATCTCAACCAGAACAGCCCAAT AAATATTCGTGCAGCTCACCAGATGGAGCCTCAACCAGCAGAGCGGACCGAGCCGGGAGTCTGGGGGACGCGAGAACCGCGCC TTCTGAAAGCCCCGTATCCTGGGATAAACTGTCCCTGGAAGGCAGTCGCGTGACCCTGGTCGGGTTCAGCAAGGGCTGCGTGGTGCTCAATCAGATGCTGTACGAGTTTCATTATACGAGTACGTTGACCCCCTCGGACTCAAAGGCGCTCAG GTTCATAAATCGTATAGAAGCTATGTACTGGCTGGATGGCGGCCACGCCGGCGGGAAGAACACTTGGATCACAGCTAGGGGACTACTGGAAACCTTGTCTAGATTAG ATATGACCATATACGTCCACGTGAGCCCGTACCAAGTCAGGGACGAGAGCCGACCCTGGATCGGGCGAGAGGAGAAAGCCTTCTCGACATTACTTAAAACCTTTAGAGCGAGA ATACATAGATACATGCATGGCCGATCGAAGTCTCCTCACTCGCTGGACATGCATTTCGAGGTGCTGGCCAACTTCAAGCAGGTCCAGGACCTCGACCCTCGACAGCAGGACTCTTCAGACGAGGAGATATAA
- the LOC101740052 gene encoding mitochondrial protein C2orf69 homolog isoform X2 — protein MEAHHENCKYVKWNLENVAKMLRNNFPTKHILIVRPSRIEYKSFSCYDNFVPSNNAGVPEHTPTHNALQHLERLIKSVGERLKDVSSPPPPSLPEESQPEQPNKYSCSSPDGASTSRADRAGSLGDARTAPSESPVSWDKLSLEGSRVTLVGFSKGCVVLNQMLYEFHYTSTLTPSDSKALRFINRIEAMYWLDGGHAGGKNTWITARGLLETLSRLDMTIYVHVSPYQVRDESRPWIGREEKAFSTLLKTFRARIHRYMHGRSKSPHSLDMHFEVLANFKQVQDLDPRQQDSSDEEI, from the exons ATGGAGGCACATCACGAGAACTGTAAATACGTGAAGTGGAACCTCGAGAACGTGGCTAAGATGCTCAGGAACAACTTCCCGACGAAGCACATACTCATAGTTAGGCCATCTAG GATAGAATACAAAAGCTTCAGTTGCTACGACAACTTCGTTCCCAGCAACAACGCCGGCGTGCCGGAACACACCCCCACTCACAACGCCCTCCAACACCTGGAACG ATTAATAAAATCGGTTGGCGAACGTTTGAAAGATGTGTCgagtcctcctcctccttcgcTCCCAGAAGAATCTCAACCAGAACAGCCCAAT AAATATTCGTGCAGCTCACCAGATGGAGCCTCAACCAGCAGAGCGGACCGAGCCGGGAGTCTGGGGGACGCGAGAACCGCGCC TTCTGAAAGCCCCGTATCCTGGGATAAACTGTCCCTGGAAGGCAGTCGCGTGACCCTGGTCGGGTTCAGCAAGGGCTGCGTGGTGCTCAATCAGATGCTGTACGAGTTTCATTATACGAGTACGTTGACCCCCTCGGACTCAAAGGCGCTCAG GTTCATAAATCGTATAGAAGCTATGTACTGGCTGGATGGCGGCCACGCCGGCGGGAAGAACACTTGGATCACAGCTAGGGGACTACTGGAAACCTTGTCTAGATTAG ATATGACCATATACGTCCACGTGAGCCCGTACCAAGTCAGGGACGAGAGCCGACCCTGGATCGGGCGAGAGGAGAAAGCCTTCTCGACATTACTTAAAACCTTTAGAGCGAGA ATACATAGATACATGCATGGCCGATCGAAGTCTCCTCACTCGCTGGACATGCATTTCGAGGTGCTGGCCAACTTCAAGCAGGTCCAGGACCTCGACCCTCGACAGCAGGACTCTTCAGACGAGGAGATATAA
- the LOC119628609 gene encoding uncharacterized protein LOC119628609 gives MSSTESESVSNAEYESLSQKIIVEVQKRPALYDTTLRQYSDRNVKNKLWEEVYHNVVNNWMTLSEAEKKKKGSTIQKKWKNMRDSFSKELAIQRGKSGQGAIKKKKYVHFDSLLFLVPSLQKRETSSNIEFTSQDNPDTDLSETLPLRIVIEPHPVRRLPKAEVAVKIMNKNC, from the exons ATGTCGTCGACCGAGTCGGAGTCTGTTTCAAATGCAGAGTACGAAAGTTTATCCCAGAAAATCATCGTGGAAGTACAGAAAAGACCAGCTTTATACGATACTACTTTGCGTCAATACAGTGATAGAAATGTGAAAAATAAACTTTGGGAGGAAGTTTATCACAACGTAGTTAATAATTGGATGACACTGTCGGAGgctgagaaaaaaaagaagg GTAGTACAATACAAAAGAAATGGAAGAATATGCGCGACAGTTTTTCTAAAGAATTAGCTATACAGCGTGGTAAATCTGGTCAAGGtgctataaaaaagaaaaagtacgtTCATTTCGATTCACTGTTGTTTTTGGTACCATCTTTACAAAAAAGGGAGACTAGCAGTAATATCGAATTTACTTCACAAGATAACCCTGATACGGACTTATCTGAAACCCTTCCACTAAGAATAGTAATCGAACCCCATCCAGTAAGAAGGCTTCCAAAAGCCGAAGTAGCTGTGAAGATTATGaacaaaaattgttaa
- the LOC119628608 gene encoding uncharacterized protein LOC119628608 — translation MDFKRAVCIVALVLRNRKKRRQRKFRKYWIHPLTSRRFEKGFFQKKYKILREHPDKFFNYFRMSVASFDKILHNVRPYITFMDTKFRKCISPEERLSVTLRYLASGNSMKSLYFEYLIGTTTLSEIIEHTCKSLWICLQPTYMPEKTEEDWINIANFYFERTHFPNCLGSIDGKHIRIERPENTGSEAFNYKKYYSLILLAIADADYCFTAIDVGAYGSNSDSSVFKNSNFGKRFLNNQMHLPESATLPDYEEVGPLPFVFVGDEAFPLMEHLMRPYPNRNLSIKQRVYNYRLSYARRTVECAFGIMANKWRILHRPLDVKLDFCDHIIKACCILHNFVRQHDGKQLNESFQVSEMQGIASIRTRSSNNVIDVRNLFADYFTSTVGALSWQYENI, via the exons ATGGATTTCAAAAGAGCAGTATGTATTGTTGCTCTGgtactaagaaatagaaaaaaaagacgtcAACGAAAATTTCGCAAATATTGGATACATCCACTCACTAGCCGTAGATTTGAGAAAGGTTTCTTTCagaaaaagtataaaattttaagaGAACATCCAGataaatttttcaattactttCGAATGTCAGTGGCCAGCTTCGATAAAATTTTGCACAACGTGCGTCCATACATCACCTTCATGGATACAAAATTTCGCAAATGTATTTCACCAGAGGAGCGTCTGTCTGTGACTTTGag GTATCTTGCCAGTGGTAATAGTATGAAGTCcttgtattttgaatatttgatcGGCACAACAACTCTGAGTGAAATAATTGAACACACATGCAAGAGTTTGTGGATATGTTTGCAACCTACATATATGCCTGAAAAAACAGAAGAGGATTGGATAAATAtagcaaatttttattttgaaagaacacattttcctaattgtCTTGGTTCCATAGATGGAAAACATATACGAATAGAAAGGCCAGAAAATACTGGTTCAGAAGCCTTCAATTACAAAAAGTattattctttaatattattagctATAGCTGATGCAGACTATTGCTTTACTGCTATAGATGTTGGGGCATATGGATCGAATAGCGACTCTAGCGTTTTTAAAAACTCAAATTTTGGCAAAAGGTTTTTGAACAACCAAATGCATTTACCAGAATCTGCAACATTACCTGATTATGAGGAAGTCGGACCTTTACCGTTTGTTTTCGTAGGCGATGAAGCTTTTCCACTTATGGAGCACTTAATGAGGCCATATCCAAATAGAAATTTATCCATAAAACAAAGAGTTTATAATTATAGATTATCTTATGCCAGAAGGACTGTCGAATGTGCATTTGGGATCATGGCAAATAAATGGCGTATTTTACATAGACCATTAGATGTGAAATTAGATTTTTGCGACCATATTATTAAAGCTTGTTGCATATTGCACAACTTTGTAAGACAACATGACGGTAAACAGCTTAATGAATCGTTTCAAGTTTCAGAGATGCAGGGTATTGCTTCAATTCGTACGCGTTCTAGCAATAACGTTATAGATGTAAGAAATTTGTTTGCTGATTATTTTACATCTACTGTGGGCGCGTTGAGTTGgcaatatgaaaatatttaa